In a single window of the Entelurus aequoreus isolate RoL-2023_Sb linkage group LG16, RoL_Eaeq_v1.1, whole genome shotgun sequence genome:
- the snai2 gene encoding zinc finger protein SNAI2: MPRSFLVKKHVNSAKKPNYSELEGPTVLIMPHFYKGLPLPVIPQPEFLSPAAYSPITVWTTSSLPLSPLPSDLSPLSGYPSSLSSSSSSSKDHSGSESPRSDEEEPLLLSKLAEGAQDADKFQCAQCAKSYSTYSGLLKHKQLHCDAQTRKSFTCKYCEKEYVSLGALKMHIRTHTLPCVCKICGKAFSRPWLLQGHIRTHTGEKPFSCPHCNRAFADRSNLRAHLQTHSDVKKYQCKNCSKTFSRMSLLHKHEESGCCAAH; encoded by the exons ATGCCACGCTCCTTTCTGGTGAAGAAGCACGTCAACTCCGCCAAGAAGCCCAACTACAGCGAGCTGGAGGGTccgacag TGCTCATCATGCCGCATTTCTACAAGGGCCTCCCGCTGCCTGTCATCCCCCAGCCGGAGTTCCTGAGCCCGGCCGCGTACAGCCCCATCACGGTGTGGACCACCAGCAGCCTGCCGCTCTCCCCGCTCCCCAGCGACCTCTCCCCGCTCTCCGGATACCCTTCCTCgctttcctcctcctcctcctcctccaaggACCACAGCGGCTCGGAGAGCCCGAGGAGCGACGAGGAGGAGCCGCTGCTGCTCTCCAAGCTGGCGGAGGGCGCGCAGGACGCGGACAAGTTCCAGTGCGCGCAGTGCGCCAAGTCCTACTCCACCTACTCCGGACTGCTCAAGCACAAGCAGCTGCACTGCGATGCCCAAACTAGGAAATCCTTCACTTGTAAATACTGCGAGAAGGAATACGTCAGCTTGGGAGCTCTCAAGATGCACATTAGAACTCACACTTTGCCTTGCGTGTGCAAAATATGCGGCAAAGCCTTCTCCAGGCCCTGGTTGCTGCAGGGACACATCAGGACGCACACTG GAGAGAAGCCGTTCTCGTGTCCTCACTGCAACAGAGCGTTTGCAGACCGCTCCAACCTCAGGGCTCACTTGCAGACCCACTCGGATGTGAAAAAGTACCAATGCAAGAACTGCTCCAAAACCTTCTCCCGGATGTCTCTTCTGCACAAGCATGAGGAATCTGGTTGTTGTGCAGCACACTGA